The Argentina anserina chromosome 3, drPotAnse1.1, whole genome shotgun sequence genome includes a region encoding these proteins:
- the LOC126788687 gene encoding zinc transporter 1-like translates to MFILIHQASSLNMLKIVASILILLFPTVVFGECTCEPEDPHEHNKEALKYKLGSIASILVSGALGVSLPLLGKKIPALRPENDIFFTVKAFAAGVILATAFIHILPEAFDTLTSPCLKENPWGRFPFTGFVCMMSAIGTLMVDAMATGYYKKSSLKTTQMTVDEESSASQEHGHAHVHAGHAHVHTHGATQGSSNAYGSEELKLPELIRHRVISQVLELGILVHSVIIGIALGASQDPDTIKPLLVALSFHQFFEGIGLGGCISQAQFKSRSAAVMAAFFSLTTPIGIAVGTAISSVYSETSPTALIVQGTLDSAAAGILIYMALVDLLAADFMSSRMQGNMMIQLGSYISLLLGAGCMSLLAKWA, encoded by the exons ATGTTTATTCTTATTCATCAAGCTTCATCTCTGAACATGTTGAAGATAGTGGCATCGATTCTAATTCTTCTATTCCCCACTGTAGTATTTGGGGAGTGCACCTGTGAACCTGAAGATCCACATGAGCACAACAAAGAGGCACTCAAGTACAAGCTAGGCTCTATTGCttcaattcttgtttctgGTGCTTTGGGGGTGAGTCTGCCACTGCTAGGCAAGAAGATCCCAGCTCTAAGACCAGAGAACGATATCTTCTTCACCGTCAAGGCCTTTGCTGCTGGGGTGATTCTAGCCACCGCCTTCATTCACATACTACCTGAGGCCTTTGACACCTTGACCTCACCATGCCTGAAAGAAAATCCATGGGGCAGATTCCCTTTCACAGGCTTTGTGTGTATGATGTCTGCCATCGGAACGTTAATGGTTGATGCAATGGCAACTGGGTACTACAAAAAGTCAAGCTTGAAGACAACCCAGATGACAGTTGATGAAGAGAGCAGCGCCAGTCAAGAACATGGTCATGCACATGTTCATGCAGGTCATGCACATGTTCATACACATGGTGCCACACAGGGTAGCAGTAATGCTTATGGCTCTGAAGAACTGAAATTACCAGAATTAATCAGGCACAGGGTCATTTCACAA GTGTTGGAACTGGGAATTCTAGTCCACTCAGTTATAATTGGAATAGCATTGGGCGCATCGCAAGACCCAGATACAATAAAGCCTCTCTTGGTGGCTTTGTCTTTCCATCAATTCTTTGAGGGCATTGGACTTGGTGGCTGCATCTCTCAG GCTCAATTCAAGTCTCGATCTGCAGCCGTAATGGCGGCTTTTTTCTCCCTTACAACCCCCATTGGAATTGCGGTTGGTACTGCAATTTCAAGCGTATACAGTGAGACTAGCCCTACTGCTCTAATTGTTCAAGGGACTTTGGATTCAGCTGCAGCTGGGATTTTAATTTACATGGCTCTTGTTGACCTACTTGCAGCAGATTTCATGAGCTCTAGAATGCAAGGAAATATGATGATCCAATTGGGGTCATATATCTCACTTCTTCTAGGGGCTGGCTGTATGTCTCTCTTGGCAAAGTGGGCTTGA
- the LOC126788688 gene encoding 2-dehydro-3-deoxyphosphooctonate aldolase isoform X1 translates to MESSVLLYNQLKTAEPFFLLAGPNVIESEEHIFRMAKHIKTIATKVGLPLVFKSSFDKANRTSSKSFRGPGMAEGLKILEKVKLAYDLPIVTDVHESIQCEEVGKVADIIQIPAFLCRQTDLLVAAAKTGKIVNIKKGQFCAPSVMVNSAEKIRLAGNPNVMVCERGTMFGYNDLIVDPRNLEWIREANCPVVADVTHALQQPAGRKLDDGGVASGGLRELIPCIARTAVAVGVDGIFMEVHDDPSNAPVDGPTQWPLRHLEELLVELIAIARVSKGKQIFNIDLSPYRE, encoded by the exons ATGGAATCATCAGTTTTGCTGTACAACCAGCTCAAG ACAGCAGAACCGTTTTTCTTATTAGCCGGTCCAAATGTGATTGAATCTGAGGAGCACATTTTCCGAATGGCGAAGCACATAAAGACTATTGCAACAAA AGTTGGATTGCCGCTGGTGTTCAAGTCAAGCTTTGACAAAGCTAACCGTACGTCCTCAAAATCATTCCGAGGCCCTGGCATGGCTGAAGGGTTAAAG ATCCTTGAGAAGGTTAAATTAGCGTATGACCTCCCTATAGTTACAGATGTACACGAGTCCATACAG TGTGAAGAAGTTGGAAAAGTTGCTGATATCATTCAGATTCCTGCATTTTTATGCCGTCAG ACAGATCTTCTGGTTGCAGCAGCCAAGACCGGAAAGATTGTCAATATTAAGAAGGGTCAATTCTGTGCTCCTTCG GTCATGGTAAATTCTGCAGAGAAGATTAGACTGGCAGGAAATCCAAATGTGATGGTTTGTGAGAGGGGAACTATGTTTGGTTATA ATGATTTAATTGTTGACCCGCGTAATTTGGAGTGGATCAGAGAAGCTAACTGTCCTGTT GTTGCTGATGTTACACATGCATTGCAACAGCCTGCTGGGAGAAAG TTGGATGACGGAGGTGTTGCCAGTGGTGGTCTTCGTGAATTGATACCATGCATTGCAAGGACAGCGGTTGCTGTTGGAGTGGATGGAATTTTCATGGAG GTACATGATGATCCTTCTAATGCGCCAGTTGATGGTCCAACCCAGTGG CCATTGCGCCATTTGGAGGAACTTCTGGTAGAGCTTATTGCAATTGCT AGGGTAAGCAAGGGAAAGCAAATATTCAACATTGATCTCTCACCCTATCGTGAATAG
- the LOC126788682 gene encoding uncharacterized protein LOC126788682 translates to MADPTRQPKSTTPDTRKLRNICILAHVDHGKTTLCDHLISGSGSGIIHPKLAGSLRYMDSLPEEQRRAITMKSSSIALRHRDHAVTVIDSPGHMDFCSEVSTAARLSDGALILVDAVEGVHIQTHAVLRQAWIEKLTPCLVINKIDRLISELEMSPREAYVRLLRIVHEVNNIVSAFKSVKYLNDVDAILSGPAGSDDVAFEEIEDDEELMFQPQKGNVAFVCALDGWGFSVSQFAEFYGKKFGWSTSALQKALWGPWFFNHKEKKIVGQKGVSGVRKARPMFVEFVLEPVWSVYQAALKEREEAEVMLQKVIKTFRLTIPPRDLKGDAKVMVQTVMSRWLPLHEAILSMVIRCMPDPIAAQSYRISRLLPEREVVGDEADSSVVAEAELVRKSVEACDSRPEAPCVAFVSKMFAVSTKTLPKYGLNGEVLDNTSNEGELDECFLAFARIYSGVLHPGEKIYVLSALYDPLKGESMQKHVQVAKLHSLYLMMGQNLQHVPEAQVGDIVAIRGLGQHILKTATLSSTKNCWPFSSMSFQVSPTLKVAIEPSDPADMGALEKGLRLLNRADPFVEVTVSARGELVLSAAGEVHLERCVKDLKERFARVGLEVSKPLVSFKETILGDESTLENLKSFLASSEYVEKATPSGRCIVRVKVLKLPPSLTKVIDESSDILADIIGVKAAQVASTVEDATPIETLRNRMMEAVESDILSSGESDKDRTEKCKLKWQKLLRRIWALGPCHIGPNILLTPEIKVNGTDSSVLIRGSSHVSEKLGLVFASDYENAAAETSSEVTDELYAEAERLQSSVLSGFQQATAAGPLCDDPMWGLAFVVEAYILPLVAQSDELETSHQHPEQYGIFTGQVMTAVKDACRAAVLQKKPRLVEAMYFCELITPTEQLGNMYAVLGRRRTKVLKEEMQEGSPLFTVHAYVPVAESFGFADELRRWTAGAASALLVLSHWEALDKDPFFVPKTDEEKEEFGDGSSVPPNTARKLINAVRRQKGLPVEEKVVQHATKQRTLARKV, encoded by the coding sequence ATggccgacccgacccgacaaCCCAAATCCACCACGCCCGACACCCGAAAGCTCCGAAACATTTGCATCCTGGCCCACGTCGACCACGGCAAGACCACTCTCTGCGACCACCTCATCTCCGGCTCCGGCTCCGGCATCATCCACCCCAAGCTCGCCGGCAGCCTCCGCTACATGGACTCCCTCCCGGAGGAGCAGCGCCGCGCTATCACCATGAAGAGCTCCTCCATCGCCCTCCGCCACCGCGACCACGCCGTCACCGTCATCGACTCCCCCGGCCACATGGACTTCTGCAGCGAGGTCTCCACCGCCGCCAGGCTCAGCGACGGCGCTCTCATCCTCGTCGACGCCGTCGAGGGCGTCCACATCCAGACCCACGCCGTCCTCCGCCAGGCCTGGATCGAGAAGCTGACGCCGTGCCTCGTCATCAACAAGATCGATCGCCTGATCTCCGAGCTCGAAATGAGCCCTAGGGAAGCTTATGTTAGGTTGTTAAGAATTGTTCATGAGGTTAATAACATTGTTAGTGCTTTTAAATCTGTTAAATACTTGAATGATGTAGATGCAATCCTTTCGGGGCCGGCGGGCTCCGATGATGTGGCCTTTGAGGAGattgaggatgatgaggagCTCATGTTTCAGCCACAGAAGGGCAATGTGGCTTTTGTGTGTGCTCTGGATGGCTGGGGGTTTAGTGTTTCGCAGTTTGCCGAGTTTTATGGCAAGAAATTCGGGTGGAGCACTAGTGCATTGCAGAAGGCGCTATGGGGGCCTTGGTTTTTTAACcacaaggagaagaagattgtGGGGCAGAAGGGTGTGAGTGGTGTGAGGAAGGCTCGGCCGATGTTTGTTGAGTTTGTGCTTGAGCCTGTTTGGAGCGTGTACCAGGCGGCTTTGAAGGAGAGGGAGGAGGCTGAGGTGATGCTTCAGAAGGTGATCAAGACATTTAGGTTGACTATACCGCCGAGGGATTTGAAAGGTGACGCAAAAGTCATGGTTCAGACCGTGATGAGCCGGTGGCTTCCTCTGCACGAGGCAATTTTGTCTATGGTTATTAGGTGTATGCCGGACCCCATCGCAGCACAGTCGTATAGGATTTCGCGGTTACTTCCAGAGAGAGAAGTTGTGGGTGATGAGGCTGATTCTAGTGTGGTTGCAGAGGCAGAGCTTGTGAGGAAATCGGTTGAAGCTTGTGATTCTAGGCCTGAAGCTCcatgtgttgcttttgtttcgaAGATGTTTGCTGTCTCAACAAAAACACTTCCAAAGTATGGGCTAAATGGGGAAGTTTTGGATAATACGTCTAATGAGGGTGAATTGGATGAGTGTTTTCTTGCATTTGCCAGGATTTATAGTGGGGTTCTTCATCCTGGTGAGAAAATTTATGTGCTTTCAGCTTTATATGATCCCTTGAAAGGGGAATCCATGCAGAAGCATGTTCAGGTGGCTAAGTTGCATTCTCTGTATCTCATGATGGGCCAAAACTTGCAGCATGTGCCAGAGGCGCAGGTAGGGGATATTGTTGCAATTCGGGGCCTTGGGCAGCATATACTAAAAACTGCAACACTTTCATCAACGAAGAATTGTTGGCCTTTCTCCAGTATGTCATTCCAGGTGTCTCCCACTTTGAAAGTTGCAATTGAGCCATCTGATCCTGCAGATATGGGTGCCTTGGAGAAGGGTTTACGGCTGCTGAACAGGGCTGACCCTTTTGTAGAGGTCACGGTTTCTGCTAGAGGAGAACTTGTTTTGTCTGCTGCAGGAGAAGTACATCTTGAAAGATGCGTGAAAGATTTGAAGGAGAGATTTGCAAGGGTAGGCTTGGAAGTGTCTAAGCCTCTTGTATCCTTCAAAGAGACCATTTTGGGAGATGAATCCACACTTGAGAACTTAAAATCATTTCTTGCTAGTTCAGAATATGTTGAGAAAGCGACACCAAGTGGAAGATGCATTGTTCGGGTGAAGGTCTTGAAGCTCCCACCTTCTCTAACTAAGGTGATTGATGAAAGTTCTGATATTCTAGCAGATATCATTGGAGTCAAGGCTGCCCAGGTTGCAAGCACTGTAGAGGATGCGACTCCGATTGAAACACTAAGGAACCGTATGATGGAGGCTGTGGAGAGTGATATTTTGTCTAGTGGTGAGTCTGACAAGGATCGGACTGAGAAATGTAAATTGAAGTGGCAGAAACTTCTTAGAAGGATCTGGGCGCTCGGTCCCTGTCATATCGGCCCTAACATCTTACTTACTCCAGAAATAAAAGTAAATGGTACTGACTCATCTGTTCTCATCCGCGGCTCCTCTCATGTTTCTGAGAAGTTAGGATTGGTGTTTGCTTCTGACTATGAGAATGCAGCTGCTGAGACATCTTCAGAAGTAACTGATGAACTATATGCTGAAGCAGAGCGCCTTCAGAGCAGTGTTTTATCTGGATTTCAACAGGCAACAGCAGCTGGACCTTTATGTGATGATCCTATGTGGGGTTTGGCATTTGTGGTTGAAGCTTACATTTTACCATTAGTTGCTCAGTCTGATGAGTTGGAAACCTCCCACCAGCATCCCGAGCAATATGGTATCTTCACAGGACAGGTAATGACAGCTGTTAAAGATGCGTGTAGAGCAGCTGTACTTCAAAAGAAACCACGGCTTGTGGAAGCTATGTACTTTTGTGAGTTGATTACGCCGACTGAACAATTGGGTAACATGTATGCTGTGCTTGGGCGACGGCGGACCAAAGTTTTAAAGGAAGAAATGCAGGAAGGCTCTCCATTGTTCACGGTACATGCCTATGTGCCGGTTGCTGAAAGCTTTGGTTTTGCGGATGAGCTTAGGAGATGGACTGCTGGAGCTGCAAGTGCTCTTCTTGTGCTTAGCCACTGGGAAGCACTTGATAAGGATCCTTTCTTTGTACCAAAAACAGACGAGGAGAAAGAAGAGTTTGGTGATGGTTCTAGTGTGCCGCCAAATACAGCCAGAAAACTGATAAATGCTGTGAGACGGCAAAAGGGTCTTCCTGTGGAGGAAAAAGTAGTGCAGCACGCGACAAAGCAGAGGACTTTGGCTCGTAAGGTATAG
- the LOC126788688 gene encoding 2-dehydro-3-deoxyphosphooctonate aldolase 1 isoform X2, with translation MESSVLLYNQLKTAEPFFLLAGPNVIESEEHIFRMAKHIKTIATKVGLPLVFKSSFDKANRTSSKSFRGPGMAEGLKILEKVKLAYDLPIVTDVHESIQCEEVGKVADIIQIPAFLCRQTDLLVAAAKTGKIVNIKKGQFCAPSVMVNSAEKIRLAGNPNVMVCERGTMFGYNDLIVDPRNLEWIREANCPVVADVTHALQQPAGRKLDDGGVASGGLRELIPCIARTAVAVGVDGIFMEDTASTLKHADTIT, from the exons ATGGAATCATCAGTTTTGCTGTACAACCAGCTCAAG ACAGCAGAACCGTTTTTCTTATTAGCCGGTCCAAATGTGATTGAATCTGAGGAGCACATTTTCCGAATGGCGAAGCACATAAAGACTATTGCAACAAA AGTTGGATTGCCGCTGGTGTTCAAGTCAAGCTTTGACAAAGCTAACCGTACGTCCTCAAAATCATTCCGAGGCCCTGGCATGGCTGAAGGGTTAAAG ATCCTTGAGAAGGTTAAATTAGCGTATGACCTCCCTATAGTTACAGATGTACACGAGTCCATACAG TGTGAAGAAGTTGGAAAAGTTGCTGATATCATTCAGATTCCTGCATTTTTATGCCGTCAG ACAGATCTTCTGGTTGCAGCAGCCAAGACCGGAAAGATTGTCAATATTAAGAAGGGTCAATTCTGTGCTCCTTCG GTCATGGTAAATTCTGCAGAGAAGATTAGACTGGCAGGAAATCCAAATGTGATGGTTTGTGAGAGGGGAACTATGTTTGGTTATA ATGATTTAATTGTTGACCCGCGTAATTTGGAGTGGATCAGAGAAGCTAACTGTCCTGTT GTTGCTGATGTTACACATGCATTGCAACAGCCTGCTGGGAGAAAG TTGGATGACGGAGGTGTTGCCAGTGGTGGTCTTCGTGAATTGATACCATGCATTGCAAGGACAGCGGTTGCTGTTGGAGTGGATGGAATTTTCATGGAG GATACTGCTAGCACTTTGAAGCATGCAGACACGATCACATGA